AATTTGAGTTACTGACATTTACTATACTAGTTTTCTCTCATTGGCAGCTTGTTTCTATCTTTATGGTGTAGAATTACAGTGAAAATCGAGGGGGAATTTTAAGGAGGCTATAGATTATGTGTAAACTGGCTCAACTTgacaaataagagaaaaatcatCACTTGATAGTTTGTGGTTTTGAAGAATACTAATTCTTTTCAGTATCCAAATCTAAGAGAGAAATGTcgtataatttttttggaatGGATTCAATGATTCGCCTTCCATTTGTAAGAACTCTGAAGACAGTCTTGGATGCAGCCAAGAGAATCATCTTTGGGGCTGAAAACAAGGACAATATAGACAAGCATAAACAGCTAAAACATATTCCTGCTCATGATTTTCATGCTGATATTGGTGTGCCTTATGTGGATCAATCAAATAACATGCCAACTCTGGGTCTATCAGATGAAAAAAACAGTgcagaaattgttattttgtctGAGGCTGATAAAACTCCAAATTCAACTTGTGCTGTTATCAACAGAGAAGATAGCCTCTTAAAAATTGTTGATTTCTCAACATTAAGAGCACCTATCAAGGATTTGAGGAAAAAACTTCTTGTTCTTGATTTGAATGGGCTGCTTGCAGATATAGTTTCTCCTCCGCCAAAGAACTGGAAGGCAGACATAAACATTTCAAAACGTGCAGGTGCGATTGACACTGAATCATCAGCTAATACATTTAATGTGTCCCTAATGATTGACTGATCAAATCTGACTGGATAATTTCACGTTTCAGTTTTCAAGAGACCCTTTTGCATTGATTTTCTGAGGTTCTGCTTTGAGCGATTTGAAGTGGGTGTTTGGTCATCAAGAAGCAAGTACTTTTCTAGTTTCAACCTCACattctattttctatttatgaTTTCTTTACTTCTTTATTTGTCAAGTTGGCTTATCTTTTCATGGTGTACCTATATTTGCATATCAATTTAACTGAGGCATATCAAATTTTCACAGGAAAAATGTGGAAAGAGTGGTTGATTTTTTGATAGGAGATATGAAGCACAAATTGCTGTTTTGCTGGGTAAGTACTTTCTGTTCTGCATGGAGTCAAAACTGAATTAACAAATTACA
The genomic region above belongs to Mangifera indica cultivar Alphonso chromosome 15, CATAS_Mindica_2.1, whole genome shotgun sequence and contains:
- the LOC123197643 gene encoding ubiquitin-like domain-containing CTD phosphatase 1 — encoded protein: MSYNFFGMDSMIRLPFVRTLKTVLDAAKRIIFGAENKDNIDKHKQLKHIPAHDFHADIGVPYVDQSNNMPTLGLSDEKNSAEIVILSEADKTPNSTCAVINREDSLLKIVDFSTLRAPIKDLRKKLLVLDLNGLLADIVSPPPKNWKADINISKRAVFKRPFCIDFLRFCFERFEVGVWSSRSKKNVERVVDFLIGDMKHKLLFCWDQSRCTATQLSTLENKHKALVFKELRKIWERKDPNLPWKRGYYNETNTLLLDDSPYKALLNPPYTAIFPCSYKFQDKSDNSLGAGGDLRVYLEGLAEVENIQKFVEQHPFGQSAITEKSESWDFYLQAINSVPHFPSKI